A section of the Pseudanabaena mucicola str. Chao 1806 genome encodes:
- a CDS encoding fasciclin domain-containing protein, producing MTTIVDIAVNNEGFSTLVTAVSAASLVEALQSPGPFTVFAPNDAAFAKLPPGTITTLVQNIPQLARILTYHVVAGKYKKEDLIGVKSLISLEGSQIDLDISEEGFEANNATVIAADIEADNGVIHVIDTVMLMRPHWFYPIMESGKVGV from the coding sequence ATGACTACCATCGTTGATATCGCTGTTAATAATGAAGGCTTCTCTACTCTTGTTACCGCAGTATCGGCAGCAAGCTTAGTTGAAGCATTACAAAGTCCAGGTCCTTTTACGGTATTTGCTCCCAATGATGCAGCTTTCGCTAAATTACCTCCTGGCACTATTACGACCCTAGTGCAAAATATCCCTCAATTAGCCCGTATTCTCACCTACCATGTAGTTGCAGGCAAATACAAAAAAGAAGACTTAATTGGTGTAAAATCTCTAATTTCCCTTGAGGGTTCTCAAATTGATCTGGATATTTCTGAGGAAGGATTTGAAGCAAATAACGCAACGGTGATTGCTGCGGATATTGAGGCTGATAATGGCGTTATTCATGTAATTGATACAGTTATGCTGATGCGTCCCCATTGGTTTTATCCAATTATGGAGTCTGGTAAAGTCGGCGTATAG